The window CTTTTGCACCAGGCTCCGGCGATCCCCGGAACCTCGGACTCGGTGACTTCCACCTCCTCCTCCCCCATGGGCAAGATCTCCACCCCGCCGGCTCGGGTGAATACGGATAACCCGCAGCACGGCATTCGGATATGAGAGGGGTGGCCTGCGCCTTTCTCTCACAACCGAACATATCTCGCCCGGACGGATGTCGTCACCCTCTACAGCGGCCTACCTCCGTTCAGGTGAATTAGCCCTCTCATTACCTGCAACGATGCAAGTTCGCAGTCAGTTCCGGTTTATTTCGAAAGCGTCCGGCGAAGCCGCCACGACGGCCGCGCACAGCACGTCACCTGCGCGGTTACCGCCCGCCATTCCCGGCACCCCGTGCATCCGTACCGCCTCCGCCATCACTCCCGTACTCCGTTCCCCTCTGTCTTCCCGACTTCCCGCCGTGCACACCGCGTTTGGCCCCTCACCGCGGCCAATCGGCCGTACCGCCCCGCCCGCCCCGGCCGGCCCACCACGCGCCGCCCCTTCCCGCACCGCACGCGCCGCCTCCGCCAGGGAGGCACCGGTCGTCATGAGATCGTCGACCAGCACCACCGAGCCGCCGCCCAGCAGCCGCTCACCACCCGGCGTCACCATCAGCGCGCCCGCCAGATTGTCCAGCCGCTGCCGGGAGTTGAGCCCCGACTGATCGGCCACGGCACGCCGCTGCCGCAGTACGGCGAGCACCCGCGCGGGAGTACCGGTCCGCCGTAGCTCGGCCGCCGCCGCGAGCGCGATCCGCCGCGCCGGATCATGCCCCCGCGCCCGCACGGCCCGCCGCGCCGACGGCACCGGCACCAGCAGCACCGGCGTGGCACTCCGGGCCAGGCCGGACGGCGCCCGCAGCCCCGCCCGCACGGCCCCCGCGAGCGCCGAGCCGAGCGGTGCCGCCAGAGCCAGCGCGCCGCGCTCCTTGTGGGCCAGCAGGGCGGCACGTACCTCGTCCGCGTACCGAGCGGCCGCGTGCACCACGGGCAGCCCGGGCGGCTCCGGCACCGGTCGCACCCGGCACGGTGCGGCGCCGGTCAGGGCCGTACGGCACTCCGGGCAGAGCACCGTACGAGGCCTCCCGCAGCCTCCGCACTCGGCCGGCAGCACCAGATCGGTGAGGTCCTGCCACCACCCCCGCATGCCCACCACTGTGCCAACACCGGCGCCCACCGGCCACCCCTGTGGACAACTGCCTGTGGATAACTCCGGACGGCGAAGTCGCACGGCGGCGCAAGCCCACTCGAAGGCCGTCGGAGCCCCTCTCGAAGGCCCCTCTCGAAGGCCGCCAAGAGCCCTTTCGGAAAGGGAAACGGCCGCCTCGGTCAGAAGCGGCCGTCGCACACCCTCAGCAGCCCGCGCTCACCCCGGATAAACCGGCGCCGTCCCGTCCGTCACGACCTTCTGCCACTGCGCCCCGGACTGCAGCCGCACGATGCCGTCCTCCGAGTACGCCACCAGCGGCAACCGGTCGTCCTCCGTCGCGGCGATCTCCTTCACCCCGGTCAGCGCGGCGGGCGCCGGCCCCTCCGGAGTGGATCCGTCGACCTGGACGTACCGCACGGTCTGCACCCCGTCCTGCTCACGCCCGACCACCACGAGCCGGCTGTCACCCGCCCACGACACGGTGGTGACCTCCTCCAACTCGGGTGTAGCGGACCGCAGTTCCATGATGGACACGGTCGGCCGGTCCTCGCCCGGCTTGGTCTCGCGCTCGATCCGCCCGATGAGCAGCGAGGACGTGTCGCCCTTCGCGACGACGAGCGCGATCCGCACACCGTCCGCGGCAACGCGTACCGACTCGATGCGCCCGTCGAGCCCCGGGGTCTTCACCTGAAGCGGCTCGCCCGCGCCGTTCTCCAGCAGAAGCAGCCGCGGGTCTTCGGGGTTCCGGTCGGCGACCCAGAGGTCGTGCCGGGCGTCCCAGCTGGGCGTCGTCAACCGGTCATCGGTCGTCCTGCCCGTACTGCGCAGCACCGGCTCCCCGAGGGACCCTCCCGACACCAGCGAGCCGACGTACAGCTGCTTGCCGTCCTCGCCGACCCCGGCCGCCATCTCCTCGCCGCGCGAGACGGCGGCGGACCGCAGCTGCGTCTGCCCCTCGCCCAGCGCACCCGGCACCGCCTCCGGTGTCGTGGCGCCCTCCTCGGCCGGCATCCGCACGAGCCGGTGCTTGTCGTCGACGTAGTACAGGTACTCGACGTCTTCCGTGGACCCGCGCGCGGCCGCGCCCTCGGCCCGCTCCTCGGTGAGCGAGCACAACTGCTTGCCACCCGACTCCAGCTCGACCTCGTCCACCGAGGGGGTGAGGCTGCGCAGGGTGAACAGGAGCTGCGCGGCCATCTCGGTGCACTTGCTCAGCCCGACCCGGGCAGCCCTGTCGTTGAGCGGCACGGTCAGCTTGTTCTGCTCGTCGGGCGTCAGCGTGGTGATGCCCTTCTGCAGCGCCGTGCCCGTGGGGAAGCTCGTCCTGACCACGGGGCTGAGCCAGGTGGTGGGCCCCTTCAGCAGGGAACGCACCATCTGCGTCATGGGGTCGACGCGCTCACGGACGTAGACGGGATCGGCGACCGCCGCCGTCTGACCGCTGCCGCCCGCCGAGGTGTTCGAGGCGAAGTAGTACTTGTTGACCGACGTGTAGTTGCGCTCGAAGTCACCCTGGCCCATGACGACGCCCTCAGGCAGCTCGTCGATGCGCCACTGCTTGGTCTTCGGATCCTGCGTGAGATGCAGCAGCGCCTCATAGAGCCCGTCCGCCGGGGCGTACGACTGCTGCTCGTCCACCGTGGCGACCTTGCTGCCGCTCAGCGTGAACGAGGTCTCCCCGGTGTCCTCCCGCCCCCGCGCCCTGGGCAGCTCGAAGGCGTCCGGACCGTCCGCGAGGACCGTCGTGCCCGTTTTGGGCCGCCATGCCTTCGCCGCGTCCTCGGTCAGATACTGGCTGGCGATCTCATAGTTCGGATCGTCGCTGGTCAGCGCCTCCAGAAAACCCTGGACGAGTTGCGTGGGCGTGGCGTCCTCCGAGGGCGGCATCGCGAAGACCCGTACCTGGGTGTCCTGGCGCGGCGTGGAGTCCACCCCGCTCAGATCCCCGCTGTCGGGCATCGAGGCGCACCCGGCCAGCAGTACGGCGCCACAGGCGGCGTACGCCACCGCGCGCCCCGGCCTGCGCCGGGCGCCCCCCTCGCGGTCAGCGCCCACGAAATGCCTCCCCTTGCCTGCTCGGGCCCTCCGCGGACCCTGCATCCTCACCGCGCGCGCTCTCACCGGAGGGCGTGTCGTCCTGTCGCCGTGGTCCCGACGCGGGCCGGGGCACCACGCGCGCCCCATTGCCCGGCAGAGCCGTTGGATCGGCTGTAGGAGCCGCTCCGGTCAGCCGTTGGGCTATCGGGTCCCGGGACGCCATCGCGGACGCCTGGTCGGCCGTCTGCTGCGCCGGCACGGTCGCGCTCTTCTCCCCGCGCGGGAGACCGGCGTCATCCAGGCCACGATTACGGCGCGAGTCCTTCGGCTCCAGCGGTATCGGCGAGCCCCGCAGCGGCTCGTCCGCGGTCCGCGGCAGCGTCAGCCGGAACTGGGAGCCGCCGCCCGGCTCGCCCCAGGCCTGCAGCCAGCCGCCGTGCAGCCGGGCGTCCTCCAGGGCGATGGACAGCCCCAGACCAGTTCCGCCGGTGGTACGCGCGCGTGCCGGGTCGGCCCGCCAGAAACGGCTGAACACGCGCGTGGCCTCGCCGGGCTTGAGCCCGACGCCATAGTCGCGCACGGCGACCGCGACCGCACCGCCCGCAGAGGCGAGCTTGACGACCACGTCCCTGCCCTCGCCGTGCTCCACGGCGTTGACGACGAGATTGCGCAGCACCCGCTCCACGCGCCGGGCATCGGCCTCGGCGACGACGGGCTGCTGGTCGCCCACTACGCGGATGTGCGTGCCCTTGCGCTCGGCGAGCGGCTCGGCCCCGCTGACGACCCGCCGGACGACCTCCCGCAGATCGATCGGCTCGGCCTCCAGCGCCGCCGCTCCCGCGTCGAACCGGCTGATCTCCAGCAGATCCGCGAGCAGCGACTCGAACCGGTCCAGCTGGTCGGCGAGGAGTTCCGCCGACCGCGCGGTCACCGGGTCGAAGTCCTCCCGCGCCTCATGGATGACATCAGCCGCCATCCGTACGGTCGTCAGCGGCGTCCGCAGCTCGTGCGACACGTCGGAGACGAACCGCCGCTGCATCCGCGACAGGTCCTCCAGCTGCTGGATCTTCAGCTGAAGGTTCTGCGCCATCTTGTTGAAGGCCTCACCGAGCCGCGCGATGTCGTCCTCGCCAGTGACCTTCATCCGCTCCTGAAGCCGCCCGGCGGACAGCCGCTCGGCGATCCCGGCTGCCATCCGCACCGGCGTCACCACCTGGCGCACCACAAGCCAGGCGATGGCCCCGAGGAGTACGACGACGAAGAGCCCGGCGGTCGCCAGCGTGCCCTTGACCAGGCTCAGCGACTTCTCCTCCTGCGTGAGCGGGAAGAGGTAGTAGAGCTGGTACGGGTCGCCGTTCGGATCGTTGACCTGCTTGCCGATGACAAGGGCCGGCTGGGACTCCTTGTCGGCGTTGTAGATGATCCGCGTGTAGCTCTGGGCCGCCGCGGTGCCGCTGTCGATCCGCTCCCGCAGGTTCTCGGGCACGCTCGCGGTCGGGTCGACGTAGTTGGAGGCGCGCGGACCACGCCCACCGCCGCTGTCCCCGCCTGCGGGAAGGGTCACCACTTCGAAGGCGCCCTGGCCGCCGCTGGAGAGCTGCTCCACCAGGTCGCTCATCCACTGGATGACGTTCTGGTCGGAGCGGCCGTCCGTCGCGGTGCCGTCGTCGCCCGTCCCGGCAGCGCCCGCCTCGTCGGATTTCTGCTTGGCCGCGGAGAAACCGCCGGTGGCCTGGCTCTGCGAGGCCTTCACCTTGGCGTCCAGCAGGCCGTTGCGCACCTGCCCGATGACGACGAAGCCCAGCAGCAGGACCACGCCGAGCGACATCAGCAGGGTCGTGACGACGACCTTGAGCTGGATGTTGCGCCGCCACAGCCGCATGACGGGCAGCAGCGGCCGACGCACCCAGCGCATGAACAGCCGAAGGACCGGGCTGCCCTGGACCCCGCCCTGGAGCAGCCCGCCCTCCAGAAACCGTCCCCAGCGGGAGCCTGCCGTCCCCCGGCCGACAGGCCGCCCCCCGCGGGACCCGGACCGGCCGGGCGCCGAAGCGGCACTGTCACCGGACATGTCAGCTCGGCCCCGCCTTGTACCCGACACCACGGACGGTCACCACGATCTCCGGCCGCTCCGGGTCCTTCTCGACCTTGGACCGCAGCCGCTGCACATGGACATTGACCAGACGGGTGTCGGCGGCGTGCCGATAACCCCACACCTGTTCCAGCAGGACCTCTCGGGTGAACACCTGCCACGGCTTGCGCGCCAGCGCGACCAGCAGGTCGAACTCAAGCGGCGTCAGCGCGATCGACTGCCCGTCCCGCTTCACGGAGTGACCGGCCACATCGATGACCAGATCGCCGATGGCGAGCTGCTCCGGCGCCGGCTCCTCCGACCTCCGCAGCCGCGCCCGGATCCGGGCGACCAGCTCCTTCGGCTTGAACGGCTTCACGATGTAGTCGTCCGCGCCCGACTCCAGGCCCACGACGACATCGACGGTATCGCTCTTGGCCGTGAGCATCACGATCGGCACACCCGACTCCGCCCGGATCAGACGGCACACCTCGATGCCGTCCCGTCCGGGCAGCATCAGGTCGAGCAGCACCAGATCGGGCTTGGTCTCACGGAAAGCGGCCAGCGCCTTGTCGCCGTCAGCTACGAAAGACGGCTCGAAACCTTCACCACGCAGCACGATGCCGAGCATCTCGGCCAGTGCGGTGTCGTCGTCGACGACAAGGACTCGTCCCTTCATAAACGACATCATCCCATTCTCGTAACAGTGACCGGGGCGCTGGTGAGCGAGGTCACTGGCCTGTGACGATAGTCGTATGGGGTCGCTACTGTCTGCCCTCGCCCATCGATCATGGTGTCAACGGGTGGATGTCGGCCGCCCGCCGCAGGCCGGCCGCCGACACTCGAAACCCGACCGGCCTCAGCCGATCGTCACCTCCGGCGACCTGGCACACACCTCCGCCAGCGCCTCAGCCGTCACCGGCGACACCACACCCTCTTCCGTCACGATCGCCGTCACCAGCTCCGGCGGCGTCACATCGAAGGCCGGGTTGTAGGCCTGCGTCCCCAGCGGCGCCACGGGTATCCCGCCGCCCGGTCCCGTCACCGGCACCTGCGGCGCGGTCACCTCGGTCACCTCGAACCCGGCACGCTGCTCGACCTCGATGGACGCCCCGTCGGGCGTGTCCGGATCCACCGTCGTCACCGGCGCCACCACGATGAACGGCACATGGTGGTACCGCGCGAGCACCGCGAGCGGATAACTCCCCACCTTGTTCGCCACCGACCCGTCAGCGGCGATCCGGTCCGCCCCGATCAGCACGGCGTCCACCTCACCGGCCGCGAACAGCGACCCCGCCGCGTTGTCCGTCAGCAAGGAGTAAGCCATCCCGCTGCGGGCCGCCTCGTACGCCGTCAGCCGGGCGCCCTGCAGCAGCGGACGCGTCTCGTCCACCCACAGTCGCCGCAACTGCCCCACCCGATGCGCCGCCAGCGCCACCGCGAACGCGGTGCCCTCCCCGCCGGACACCAGCGAGCCGGTGTTGCAGTGGGTCAGGATCCGGTGCCCGCCGCCGGGCAGCAGTTCGTCCAGCAGCGCCAGCCCCCGCTCGGCCATCCGCGCACTGGCCTCGGCATCGTCCCGGTGCAGCTTCCTCGCCGCGGCCAACGCCGCCTCGGCCGCCTTCCCCGCGTCGCCGCTCCTCGCCAACTCGGCCCGGTGCGCGGCCTGCGCCCTGCGCACACCGACGGAAAGATTCACCGCGGTGGGACGCGCCCCGGCCAGCGCGTCGGCGGCGTCGTCCACGTCGAAGCCCCGCACGGCGGCGAGCGCGACACCGTACGCCCCCGCGATCCCGAGCAGCGGCGCCCCGCGCACGGCGAGCGAACGGATCGCCTCCACCAGCACCGGCGCATCCGTACAGACCAGTTCGACCTCCTCTGCGGGCAGCCTCGTCTGGTCGAGAAGCACCAGTACGGGGCCTTCGGGTGGCTCTTCCCAGCGGATCACCGGTATCTCGGTGGGCCGCTTGTCCTCGCCGGATTGCGCGTGCTGATCAGCCATGCGGTCAGTCTGCCCGTTATCCGGCGGACAATTGAAGGTGTGCAGCCCATACCTTGGCCGGTCACTGGATGACCACCCCATGGCACGATGGCTGCCAACCTGCCGCCGCGACCCGCGGACGGGCACCGTGAAGGAGCGACGATGAACGACACTCCGGGCTGGGCCTCGCCCGGATCCGCCCCGTCCGACGGGCAGGAGCACGGCGCGTCCGGCCCTGCCCGGCCCGCCGACCGCCCGGAGCCCGACCAGCCCGCGGACCAGCCCGGCCCGCAGCCGCAGGATCCGGGCTCGAAGTGGTCCAAGGAGCAACCGCCACCGGCCCAGTGGTCCGCACCCACCGGCCCCGCGGCCCCGGAACAGACCCCACCGCCCCCACCGCCTGGACCGGGTTGGGGCAGCCGCCCTCCGGCCGGACCCGGTGGCGGCCCCGGAGGCTACGGCGGTCCCGGCGGATACGGGGCCTGGGGCGGCGGTTGGGGCGGCCCCCCGCCCGCGGCCAAGCCCGGCGTCATCCCGCTGCGCCCGCTCGGCGTCGGTGAAATCCTCGACGGCGCCGTCTCCACCATGCGCGCCTACTGGCGCACGGTGCTCGGCATCGCCCTCACCGTCGCGGTCCTCACCGAGATCGTCGTAGTCCTGCTCCAGGGCTTCTTCCTGAACGACCGCATCGACACCGACGCCCTCGAAGACCCCAGCGCCACGTTCAGCGAACTCAGCCGCGCCCTGGGCGACGCCATGCTCAGCTACGGCGTCATCTCCCTGATCTCCCTGATCGGCACGATCGTGGCGACCGCCCTGCTCACCACCGTCACCAGCCGCGCCGTCCTCGGCAAGTCGGTGACCATCGGCGAGGCCTGGAACGACGCCCGCCCGCAGGTCGCCAGGCTGTTCGGCCTGATCTTCCTGCTCCTGCTCATCGCCTTCGGCATCGTCGCCGTGGGCGTCCTGCCAGGCATCCTGGTGGCCGCCGCGGGCGCCGGCGAAGCGGGTGCCGCGCTCACCGCCGTGGGCAGCCTGTGCACCGTCGTCGTCGCGATCTGGCTGATGGTCCGCTTCTCCCTCGCCTCGCCGGCGCTGATGCTGGAGAAGCAGGGCATCGTGAAGTCGATGAGCCGTTCCACCAAGCTGGTCCGCGGCTCCTGGTGGCGGATCTTCGGCATCCAGCTGCTGGCCATGCTCATCGCGAGCATCCTCGCGTCGATCATCGCCATCCCGTTCGTCTTCCTGGCCGACGCCTTCGGCGGCGACAGCGTGGGCGGCCTCCTCGACAGCGGCGGCGACCTCGGCTGGACGTACCTCATCGTCAGCGGCGTCGGCTCGGTGATCGGCTCCATGATCACTTTCCCGATCTCGGCGGGCGTCACCGTGCTCCTCTACATCGACCAGCGCATCCGCCGCGAGGCTCTCGACCTCGAGCTGGCCCGCGCCGCCGGCGTCCAGGGCTACGGATCCGACACCCCGGGGAGCTGAATCGGTGAGCCTGGCGGGGGGAGTTCTCACCACGGCGCCGGCCCTGCCGCGCGCTGCCGTACGGATGTCGCTGAACGTCAAAGACGTGCTGTCGCTCGCGCGCTCCGGCGACGAACCACCGGTGACGATCCCACGCGACCCCGCGCGAGAGGCAGCCCGGCGGGAGCTGTCCAAGCGGATGTACCACGAGAACGACCCCGGCCTGTTCCAACGCGCCCTCGACGCCTTCTGGGGCTGGGTCAACGACCTGTTCAGCAGCGCGTCGGCCGTAACCCCCGGAGGGCCGCTCGGCCTGGTCGTGGTCATCCTGGCCGTACTCGCCGTCCTGGGCGCCCTGTGGTGGCGCCTCGGCACCCCGCGCCGTGAACCCACCTCCTCCGCCGCCCTGTTCGACGACCGCCCCCGCAGCGCCGCCGAACACCGCGCCACCGCCGAGGCCCACGCCGCCCAGGGCCACTGGAACCAGGCTGTCCAGGAACGCATGCGGGCCATCGTCCGCTCCCTGGAGGAACGCGCCCTCCTCGACATCCGCCCCGGCCGCACCGCCGACGAGGCCGCCGCCGAAGCGGGCCGCGCCCTGCCCGCCCACACAGACCGACTGCGCACCGCCGCACGGGACTTCGACGACGTGACATACGGCGGCCGAGCCGCAACCGAGCCGACATACCGGCGCATCGCCGAACTCGACCACGACCTAGAGCGCACGAAGCCCCAGCTCACCACCACCAGCGCCCACAGCGCGGCCCCCAACACCCGCCAGGGAGCCGCCGAATGACCACCGAGGCCACGCTCCCGTCCACCTCGGTCTCGCCCACGGCCCGCCAGGTGTGGACCCGCGCGCGGGGCATCGCCCTTGCCCTCGTCATCCTCCTCGCGGGTGCCGTCGCCATCGCCGTGATTCGCTCCGACGCCCGGCACGGCACCCTCGATCCACGCTCCGCCGATGCCCAGGGGAGCCGCGCGGTCGCCGAACTCCTCGCCGACCGAGGGGTGTCCACGCGCGTGGTCACCACCCTCGACGAGGCACGTGCCGCGGCCGGCCCGGACACCACTCTCCTGGTCGCCGTCCCCGACTTGCTGACGGAACGTCAACAAACGTCGCTGCACTCCACGATCGCCGAATCCGGCGGCCGAACCCTCCTCGTCGCACCCGGCAGCTGGTCCGTCGAACGACTCGCCCCCGGCGTCGTCGCCGATCCCGCCAAGAGCCTGGACTCCGCACTCCAGCCCAACTGCGACCTGCCCGCGGCCCAGCGCGCCGGCGCCGCCGACACGGGCGGCATCCGCTACACCACCACCCACCTCCAGGCCGACTCCTGCTACCCGAGCGAGCGCCTGGCCACCCTCCTGCGCATCCCCAGCACCTCCGGGGACGGCGACACAGTCGTCCTCGGCGCGCCCGACATCCTCTACAACGACCGCCTCGACGAGCAGGGCAACGCCTCGCTCGCCCTCCAACTCCTCGGCTCCCGCCCCCATCTGGTCTGGTACCTCCCCTCGCTCTCCGACTCCACCGCCGCCGACTCCGAGGGCGAGCGCGGCTTCTTCGACCTGCTCCCCTCGGGCTGGCTCTGGGGCACACTCCAGCTCTTCATCGCGGCAGCTCTCGCCGCCCTCTGGCGGGCACGCCGACTGGGCCCCCTCGTGCCCGAAAAACTCCCCGTGGCGATCCGCGCCTCCGAAACCGTCGAAGGCCGCGCCCGCCTCTACCGCAAGGCGGACGCCCGCGACCGCGCGTCCGCCGCTCTTCGCTCCACCACCCGCACCCGCCTCGCCCCCCTAGTAGGCGTCCCCGTCACCCAGGCGCACACGCCCGAAGCCCTGCTCCCCGCCCTGTCCTCCCACCTCCGCGGCGACGGACAGGTCCTGCACGCCCTCCTCTTCGGCCCGCCGCCCGGCGACGACGCAGCCCTCATCTCCCTCGCCGACCAACTCGACGCCCTCGAAAGTGAGGTACGCCGTCCATGATGGACCCGACCACTGACAACGCCGGGCAGAGCGGGGACCGGCCCGATTCCCGGGCATCCCTGGAAGCCCTGCGCGCCGAGATCGCCAAAGCCGTGGTCGGCCAGGACCCCGCCGTGACCGGCCTTGTCGTCGCCCTCCTCTGCCGCGGACACGTTCTACTAGAAGGAGTCCCCGGGGTCGCCAAAACGTTGCTCGTCCGCGCCCTCGCATCCGCACTCGAACTCGACACCAAGCGCATCCAGTTCACTCCCGACCTCATGCCGAGCGACGTGACCGGCTCCCTGGTCTACGACACCCGCACTGCGGAGTTCTCCTTCCAGCCCGGCCCGGTCTTCACCAACCTCCTCCTCGCGGACGAGATCAACCGCACGCCCCCGAAGACCCAGTCGTCCCTCCTCGAAGCCATGGAGGAACGCCAGGTCACCGTCGACGGCACCCCCCGCCCCCTCCCCGAGCCCTTCCTGGTTGCCGCCACCCAGAACCCGGTCGAGTACGAGGGCACCTACCCCCTCCCCGAAGCCCAACTGGACCGCTTCCTCCTCAAGCTCACGATCCCCCTGCCCTCCCGCCAGGACGAGATCGCCGTCCTCACCCGCCACGCCGAGGGCTTCAACCCACGCGACCTGCGCGCCGCCGGCGTACGCCCCGTAGCCGGCCCGGCCGACCTCGAAGCCGCCCGCACGGCCGTCGCCAAGACCACCATCTCGCCCGAGATCACGGCCTACGTCGTCGACATCTGCCGCGCCACCCGCGAATCGCCGTCCCTCACCCTCGGCGTCTCCCCGCGCGGTGCGACGGCCCTCCTCGCCACCGCCCGCGCGTGGGCATGGCTGACCGGCCGGGACTACGTCATCCCCGACGACGTGAAGGCCCTGGCCCTGCCCACCCTCCGCCACCGCGTGCAACTCCGCCCGGAAGCGGAAATGGAAGGCGTGACGGCCGACTCCGTCATCAACGCGATCCTCGCCCACGTCCCCGTCCCCCGCTGATGGCACTCACCGGACGCGCCGCGCTCCTCGCAGCCCTGGGCTCCCTCCCCGTAGGCATCTGGGAACCCAGCTGGGCCGGCATCCTCGCGGTCAACGCCCCCTTGGCAATGGCCTGCGCCTGCGACTTCACCCTGGCCGCCCCCGTACGCCGCCTCGGCCTGAGCCGCTCCGGAGACACCTCCGCGCGCCTCGGCGAGACCGCCGACGTCACGCTCACCGTGACCAACCCGTCCGGCCGCCCCCTGCGCGCGCACCTCCGCGACGCCTGGCCGCCGAGCAGCTGGCAGCCCGGCACGGAGATCGAGGCCTCCCGCCACCGCCTGACGGTCCCACCCGGCGAACGCCGCCGCCTCACCACGCGCCTACGCCCCACCCGCCGCGGCGACCGCCAGGCCGACCGCGTGACCATCCGCTCTTACGGCCCACTCGGCCTCTTCACCCGTCAGGGCACACACAAGGTCCCGTGGACGGTACGTGTGCTGCCACCATTCACCAGCCGCAAGCACCTCCCGTCCAAGCTCGCCCGCCTCCGCGAACTCGACGGCCGCACGAGCGTCCTCACCCGAGGCGAAGGCACGGAATTCGACAGCCTTCGCGAGTACGTCCCCGGCGATGACACCCGCTCCATCGACTGGCGCGCTACGGCCAGACAGTCCGCGGTCGCCGTACGCACCTGGCGCCCCGAGCGCGACCGCCACATCCTCCTGGCCCTCGACACCGGCCGCACCTCGGCGGGCCGCGTGGGCGACGCCCCACGCCTCGACGCCTCCATGGACGCGGCGCTCCTCCTGGCGGCCCTGGCCTCACGCGCCGGCGACCGCGTCGACCTCCTCGCCTACGACCGCCGGGTCCGCGCCCTGGTCCAGGGCCGAACCGCCGGCGACGTCCTGCCGTCCCTGGTCAACGCCATGGCCACACTGGAACCCGAGCTCGTCGAAACAAACGCCCGCGGCCTGACCGCGACAGCACTTCGTACGGCCCCCCGCCATGCCCTCATCGTCCTCTTCACGAGCCTCGACGCGGCCCCGATCGAAGAGG of the Streptomyces sp. NBC_00287 genome contains:
- a CDS encoding ComF family protein, coding for MRGWWQDLTDLVLPAECGGCGRPRTVLCPECRTALTGAAPCRVRPVPEPPGLPVVHAAARYADEVRAALLAHKERGALALAAPLGSALAGAVRAGLRAPSGLARSATPVLLVPVPSARRAVRARGHDPARRIALAAAAELRRTGTPARVLAVLRQRRAVADQSGLNSRQRLDNLAGALMVTPGGERLLGGGSVVLVDDLMTTGASLAEAARAVREGAARGGPAGAGGAVRPIGRGEGPNAVCTAGSREDRGERSTGVMAEAVRMHGVPGMAGGNRAGDVLCAAVVAASPDAFEINRN
- a CDS encoding LpqB family beta-propeller domain-containing protein, yielding MGADREGGARRRPGRAVAYAACGAVLLAGCASMPDSGDLSGVDSTPRQDTQVRVFAMPPSEDATPTQLVQGFLEALTSDDPNYEIASQYLTEDAAKAWRPKTGTTVLADGPDAFELPRARGREDTGETSFTLSGSKVATVDEQQSYAPADGLYEALLHLTQDPKTKQWRIDELPEGVVMGQGDFERNYTSVNKYYFASNTSAGGSGQTAAVADPVYVRERVDPMTQMVRSLLKGPTTWLSPVVRTSFPTGTALQKGITTLTPDEQNKLTVPLNDRAARVGLSKCTEMAAQLLFTLRSLTPSVDEVELESGGKQLCSLTEERAEGAAARGSTEDVEYLYYVDDKHRLVRMPAEEGATTPEAVPGALGEGQTQLRSAAVSRGEEMAAGVGEDGKQLYVGSLVSGGSLGEPVLRSTGRTTDDRLTTPSWDARHDLWVADRNPEDPRLLLLENGAGEPLQVKTPGLDGRIESVRVAADGVRIALVVAKGDTSSLLIGRIERETKPGEDRPTVSIMELRSATPELEEVTTVSWAGDSRLVVVGREQDGVQTVRYVQVDGSTPEGPAPAALTGVKEIAATEDDRLPLVAYSEDGIVRLQSGAQWQKVVTDGTAPVYPG
- the mtrB gene encoding MtrAB system histidine kinase MtrB, whose amino-acid sequence is MSGDSAASAPGRSGSRGGRPVGRGTAGSRWGRFLEGGLLQGGVQGSPVLRLFMRWVRRPLLPVMRLWRRNIQLKVVVTTLLMSLGVVLLLGFVVIGQVRNGLLDAKVKASQSQATGGFSAAKQKSDEAGAAGTGDDGTATDGRSDQNVIQWMSDLVEQLSSGGQGAFEVVTLPAGGDSGGGRGPRASNYVDPTASVPENLRERIDSGTAAAQSYTRIIYNADKESQPALVIGKQVNDPNGDPYQLYYLFPLTQEEKSLSLVKGTLATAGLFVVVLLGAIAWLVVRQVVTPVRMAAGIAERLSAGRLQERMKVTGEDDIARLGEAFNKMAQNLQLKIQQLEDLSRMQRRFVSDVSHELRTPLTTVRMAADVIHEAREDFDPVTARSAELLADQLDRFESLLADLLEISRFDAGAAALEAEPIDLREVVRRVVSGAEPLAERKGTHIRVVGDQQPVVAEADARRVERVLRNLVVNAVEHGEGRDVVVKLASAGGAVAVAVRDYGVGLKPGEATRVFSRFWRADPARARTTGGTGLGLSIALEDARLHGGWLQAWGEPGGGSQFRLTLPRTADEPLRGSPIPLEPKDSRRNRGLDDAGLPRGEKSATVPAQQTADQASAMASRDPIAQRLTGAAPTADPTALPGNGARVVPRPASGPRRQDDTPSGESARGEDAGSAEGPSRQGEAFRGR
- the mtrA gene encoding two-component system response regulator MtrA; translated protein: MMSFMKGRVLVVDDDTALAEMLGIVLRGEGFEPSFVADGDKALAAFRETKPDLVLLDLMLPGRDGIEVCRLIRAESGVPIVMLTAKSDTVDVVVGLESGADDYIVKPFKPKELVARIRARLRRSEEPAPEQLAIGDLVIDVAGHSVKRDGQSIALTPLEFDLLVALARKPWQVFTREVLLEQVWGYRHAADTRLVNVHVQRLRSKVEKDPERPEIVVTVRGVGYKAGPS
- the mtnA gene encoding S-methyl-5-thioribose-1-phosphate isomerase — translated: MADQHAQSGEDKRPTEIPVIRWEEPPEGPVLVLLDQTRLPAEEVELVCTDAPVLVEAIRSLAVRGAPLLGIAGAYGVALAAVRGFDVDDAADALAGARPTAVNLSVGVRRAQAAHRAELARSGDAGKAAEAALAAARKLHRDDAEASARMAERGLALLDELLPGGGHRILTHCNTGSLVSGGEGTAFAVALAAHRVGQLRRLWVDETRPLLQGARLTAYEAARSGMAYSLLTDNAAGSLFAAGEVDAVLIGADRIAADGSVANKVGSYPLAVLARYHHVPFIVVAPVTTVDPDTPDGASIEVEQRAGFEVTEVTAPQVPVTGPGGGIPVAPLGTQAYNPAFDVTPPELVTAIVTEEGVVSPVTAEALAEVCARSPEVTIG
- a CDS encoding DUF4129 domain-containing protein, with amino-acid sequence MSLAGGVLTTAPALPRAAVRMSLNVKDVLSLARSGDEPPVTIPRDPAREAARRELSKRMYHENDPGLFQRALDAFWGWVNDLFSSASAVTPGGPLGLVVVILAVLAVLGALWWRLGTPRREPTSSAALFDDRPRSAAEHRATAEAHAAQGHWNQAVQERMRAIVRSLEERALLDIRPGRTADEAAAEAGRALPAHTDRLRTAARDFDDVTYGGRAATEPTYRRIAELDHDLERTKPQLTTTSAHSAAPNTRQGAAE
- a CDS encoding DUF4350 domain-containing protein, with protein sequence MTTEATLPSTSVSPTARQVWTRARGIALALVILLAGAVAIAVIRSDARHGTLDPRSADAQGSRAVAELLADRGVSTRVVTTLDEARAAAGPDTTLLVAVPDLLTERQQTSLHSTIAESGGRTLLVAPGSWSVERLAPGVVADPAKSLDSALQPNCDLPAAQRAGAADTGGIRYTTTHLQADSCYPSERLATLLRIPSTSGDGDTVVLGAPDILYNDRLDEQGNASLALQLLGSRPHLVWYLPSLSDSTAADSEGERGFFDLLPSGWLWGTLQLFIAAALAALWRARRLGPLVPEKLPVAIRASETVEGRARLYRKADARDRASAALRSTTRTRLAPLVGVPVTQAHTPEALLPALSSHLRGDGQVLHALLFGPPPGDDAALISLADQLDALESEVRRP